The following proteins are encoded in a genomic region of Rattus rattus isolate New Zealand chromosome 2, Rrattus_CSIRO_v1, whole genome shotgun sequence:
- the LOC116891992 gene encoding LOW QUALITY PROTEIN: periphilin-1-like (The sequence of the model RefSeq protein was modified relative to this genomic sequence to represent the inferred CDS: inserted 1 base in 1 codon), which translates to MSKSVYRRDKMWSKRSYDEGPQNVSSGESGLRKTRDDLSASRQRACRDKKDDYRRKCSSSSHYSKQQSPHKGASCFSRKSGVDRKTSPHSKSRSSGRRSTKQSKLQSSHGSELRKSKHAHSSYKWCSEEKPEGGKKRPGQSLKTSRDTYPKSSSAVLSLEILNKLRWFGEKGLPKAAGKQAVKKPEIAEESDLPQISEFEVMDQTQEPESNKTDHTEFIDDQVTNRRKAIVSKTKEIEQTYYQDCETFRMVVKMLVEKDPSLERSIQFALRQNLHKISERRVKELRXFIAEDDAAAS; encoded by the exons ATGTCGAA ATCAGTGTACAGAAGAGACAAGATGTGGTCTAAGAGATCATATGACGAAGGTCCTCAGAATGTTTCCAGTGGTGAGTCTGGCTTGAGGAAAACAAGAGATGATCTTTCTGCAAGCCGACAGCGTGCATGCAGGGATAAGAAAGATgactatagaagaaaatgttcctcctcttcccattatTCAAAACAACAGTCTCCCCATAAAGGGGcatcttgtttttccagaaaaTCAGGTgtagatagaaagacctccccaCACAGCAAATCTAGATCCAGTGGAAGACGctctacaaaacaaagcaaactgcaGTCTTCCCATGGTTCAGAGCTTAGGAAGTCCAAGCATGCTCATTCCTCCTACAAATGGTGCAGTGAAGAAAAGCCAGAAGGAGGTAAAAAGAGGCCTGGCCAGTCTTTGAAAACATCAAGAGACACATACCCAAAAAGTTCTTCAGCAGTTCTTTCATTGGAAATTTTAAACAAACTCAGATGGTTTGGTGAAAAGGGACTTCCTAAAGCTGCTGGCAAGCAAGCTGTCAAAAAGCCAGAGATAGCAGAGGAAAGTGACTTACCtcaaatttctgagtttgaagttATGGATCAAACACAAGAACCCGAGTCAAACAAAACAGATCACACAGAGTTTATTGATGACCAAGTAACCAATCGCCGTAAAGCAATAGTGTCAAAAACCAAGGAAATTGAACAAACCTACTACCAAGACTGTGAGACCTTCAGAATGGTGGTGAAAATGCTGGTTGAAAAAGACCCTTCGTTAGAAAGGTCCATTCAGTTTGCACTTAGGcagaatttacataaaataagtgAACGCCGTGTGAAAGAGCTCA CATTCATTGCAGAGGATGACGCTGCTGCTTCCTAA